The following coding sequences lie in one Gemmatimonadaceae bacterium genomic window:
- a CDS encoding glycosyl hydrolase — translation MTLPSASLRSVRGAAFLLLAATLPLGAQRAPRVAAAEPSRPAYDPTLYSDGSKTNKAFKSLRWRNIGPFRGGRSVAVTGDPTRPLVFYFGAVNGGVWKTTNAGQSWENITDGKTDLSSVGAIAVAPSDPNVIWVGTGEGQPREDLTYGTGVYRSTDGGQSWKPAGLGNTHQISSLRVHPTNPDIAYVTALGHAFGPNPDRGVFRTTDGGVTWKKVLFLNDSTGAADLSIDVTNPRILYASMWKFQRTPWGMDAGAGRSGLWKSTDGGDTWTELTFNPGMPKGLIGKIGVAVSPANPRRVYANIEAQDSSGGVFRSDNGGESWQRVNGDQKFVVRPFYYTTLTADPLNENTVYVMNLQVNKSIDGGRTFTTVRVPHGDTHIMWIDPKNSDRLINANDGGATISLDGGRTWSSVDNQPTAQFYHVTTDNQQPYRLYGAQQDNSTVSIPHRSDYGRITERDWWSVGGCENAYIAVDPLKPTITYGGCYMGMLTRHDSKTRDTRDVSVWLYNYDGWAVKDVPQRFQWTYPILFSPHDPKTLYATSQFVWRTKNEGASWEKISPDLTLHDTTTMGRSGGPVTGDMTGTEWYATIFAFAESPVKAGVLWAGSDDGLVHVSTDNGASWKNVSPKAFGKFTRVSIIEPSPFDAGTAYLAANRYQQDDFAPYLFKTTDYGATWTRIDAGIPMGAYTRAIRSDIKRKGLLFAGTETGVYVSMNDGTSWEPLQLNLPRVSVRDLNVHDNDLLIATHGRAFWALDDITPLRTLSAEIMAKPVHLFSPAPAVRWTSNGGSGAPGTNPRYGVNVDYWLSAKPDKPITLQFLTADGSVIRTFTSESVPKKDSTGNPAADSAAAAARAKQNEPELAYAPADSVVHGRVGANRFTWDLGYPKPRRIPNTVVDYGSGDGPTAVPGEYRVRLVVGKDTLTQPFTIKPDPRIALTAAEYKAQLDMGLAVSNRISSITETVQRIQDLQRQLDERARQAGSQAYADSVRTAATALRKKLETVRAEVYEVYTKADQATLNYPIKLYQMFLSLNGQVLEGTNPPTAQHGDILKDLGGKLDVQLNTLQQLEDKELSAFNAMLSRFGVPNVFVPKKPIG, via the coding sequence ATGACTTTGCCTTCCGCTTCCCTCCGTTCTGTGCGCGGCGCGGCGTTCCTGCTGCTGGCTGCCACCCTGCCCCTCGGGGCCCAGCGCGCGCCGCGGGTCGCGGCCGCGGAGCCGAGCCGCCCGGCGTACGACCCGACCCTCTATTCCGACGGGTCAAAGACCAACAAGGCGTTCAAGTCCCTGCGCTGGCGGAACATCGGCCCGTTCCGCGGCGGTCGCTCGGTCGCCGTCACCGGCGATCCGACCCGCCCGCTGGTCTTCTACTTCGGCGCCGTGAACGGCGGCGTCTGGAAGACGACGAACGCCGGCCAGTCGTGGGAGAACATCACCGACGGCAAGACCGATCTCTCGAGCGTCGGGGCGATCGCCGTGGCGCCCAGCGATCCGAATGTGATCTGGGTGGGCACCGGCGAAGGCCAGCCGCGTGAGGATCTCACCTACGGCACCGGCGTCTATCGCTCCACCGACGGCGGCCAGAGCTGGAAGCCGGCGGGGCTCGGCAATACGCATCAGATCTCGTCGCTGCGCGTGCATCCGACGAACCCGGACATCGCGTACGTCACCGCACTCGGGCACGCATTCGGCCCGAACCCCGATCGCGGCGTCTTCCGCACGACCGACGGTGGCGTGACGTGGAAGAAGGTGCTCTTCCTCAACGACAGCACGGGAGCCGCCGATCTCTCGATCGACGTGACGAACCCGCGCATTCTCTACGCGTCGATGTGGAAGTTCCAGCGCACGCCGTGGGGGATGGATGCCGGTGCCGGTCGGAGCGGCCTCTGGAAGAGCACCGACGGCGGGGATACGTGGACCGAACTCACGTTCAACCCCGGCATGCCCAAGGGGCTGATCGGCAAGATCGGCGTGGCGGTGTCGCCGGCCAACCCGCGCCGGGTGTATGCGAACATCGAAGCGCAGGATTCGTCGGGCGGCGTGTTCCGCAGCGACAACGGCGGCGAGTCGTGGCAGCGCGTGAATGGCGACCAGAAGTTCGTGGTGCGCCCATTCTACTACACGACGCTCACGGCCGATCCGCTGAATGAGAACACCGTGTACGTCATGAATCTGCAGGTGAACAAGTCGATCGACGGCGGGCGTACCTTCACCACGGTGCGGGTGCCGCACGGCGATACCCACATCATGTGGATCGACCCCAAGAACTCCGACCGCCTGATCAACGCGAACGACGGCGGGGCCACGATTTCGCTCGACGGCGGGCGCACCTGGAGCTCGGTGGACAACCAGCCCACCGCGCAGTTCTACCATGTGACCACCGACAATCAGCAGCCGTATCGCCTCTACGGCGCGCAGCAGGACAACAGCACCGTCTCCATTCCGCACCGCTCCGACTACGGGCGCATCACCGAACGCGACTGGTGGAGTGTGGGCGGCTGCGAGAATGCGTACATCGCGGTGGACCCGCTCAAGCCGACCATCACCTACGGCGGCTGCTACATGGGCATGCTGACGCGCCATGACAGCAAGACGCGCGACACGCGCGATGTGTCGGTGTGGCTGTACAACTACGACGGCTGGGCGGTGAAGGATGTGCCGCAGCGCTTCCAGTGGACGTACCCGATTCTCTTCTCGCCGCACGATCCGAAGACGCTCTACGCCACGTCGCAGTTCGTCTGGCGCACGAAGAACGAAGGCGCGAGCTGGGAGAAGATCTCCCCCGACCTCACGCTGCACGACACCACCACGATGGGACGCAGCGGCGGCCCGGTGACCGGCGACATGACCGGCACCGAGTGGTACGCCACCATCTTTGCGTTCGCCGAAAGCCCGGTGAAGGCGGGCGTGCTCTGGGCCGGCAGCGACGACGGCCTGGTGCACGTGTCCACCGACAACGGCGCGTCGTGGAAGAACGTGAGCCCCAAGGCATTCGGGAAGTTCACGCGCGTCTCGATCATCGAACCGTCGCCGTTCGATGCCGGCACGGCCTATCTCGCCGCGAACCGCTATCAGCAGGACGACTTCGCGCCATACCTGTTCAAGACGACGGACTACGGTGCCACGTGGACGCGCATCGATGCCGGCATTCCGATGGGCGCCTACACGCGCGCCATCCGCAGCGACATCAAGCGCAAGGGACTGCTCTTTGCCGGCACCGAGACCGGCGTGTATGTGTCGATGAACGATGGGACGTCGTGGGAGCCGCTGCAGCTCAACCTGCCGCGGGTGAGCGTCCGCGACTTGAACGTGCACGACAACGACCTCCTCATCGCCACGCACGGCCGCGCCTTCTGGGCGCTCGATGACATCACGCCGCTGCGGACACTGAGCGCCGAGATCATGGCCAAGCCGGTGCATCTGTTCTCGCCCGCACCGGCGGTGCGCTGGACGAGCAACGGTGGCAGCGGGGCGCCCGGCACCAATCCGCGCTACGGCGTGAACGTGGACTACTGGCTCTCGGCCAAGCCGGACAAGCCGATCACGCTGCAGTTCCTCACGGCCGACGGCTCCGTGATTCGCACCTTCACCAGCGAGTCCGTGCCCAAGAAGGACAGCACCGGCAACCCGGCGGCCGACTCCGCGGCCGCCGCGGCGCGCGCCAAGCAGAACGAACCGGAGCTCGCGTATGCGCCGGCCGATTCAGTTGTGCATGGGCGCGTGGGTGCCAATCGCTTCACCTGGGACCTCGGCTATCCCAAGCCGCGCCGCATTCCGAATACGGTGGTGGACTACGGCTCGGGTGACGGCCCGACGGCCGTGCCCGGCGAGTATCGCGTGCGGCTGGTGGTGGGCAAGGACACGCTCACGCAGCCCTTCACCATCAAGCCCGACCCGCGTATTGCGCTCACCGCCGCCGAGTACAAGGCGCAGCTCGATATGGGGCTCGCCGTGAGCAACCGCATTTCGAGCATCACCGAGACCGTGCAGCGCATTCAGGACCTGCAGCGGCAGCTCGATGAGCGCGCGCGCCAGGCCGGGTCGCAAGCCTACGCCGATTCCGTGCGCACCGCGGCCACGGCGCTGCGGAAGAAGCTCGAGACCGTGCGGGCGGAAGTGTACGAGGTGTACACGAAGGCCG